The DNA sequence TACGATAATCGCACCATCCATTTGAGCCGCACCAGTAACCATGTTCTTCACGTAATCGGCGTGACCAGGACAGTCAACGTGCGCGTAGTGACGGTTTTCAGTTTGGTACTCAATGTGAGAAGTATTGATCGTGATACCACGTTCTGCTTCTTCTGGAGCGTTATCGATAGAACCGAAATCTCTTTGCTCTGCAAGACCTTTTCCAGCCAATACACTAGAGATTGCCGCAGTCAAAGTAGTTTTACCGTGGTCAACGTGACCGATAGTACCGATGTTAACGTGCGGTTTCGAACGGTCAAAGGTTTCTTTAGCCATGTTTCTAAATCCTCAGTTTTGTTATTTAATATATAAAAGAGTAATCGTTTTTAGCGTTCACCAAAATTAACGCTCGCTTAAGTCAAAAAGACGGAAGTGAACGATTGGCTGTCGACAAATCGAAAGTGAATTGCGAAAGACAAAATAAATATTGGCTCAACAAACGGAATGCAAAGGTAGATGCTTTTTTTCATTTGTCAAATAAAAACGACAAAATTTAAAAAGGTTAAACCTTTGATTTTTAGCAGCCTGAATGCATTCGTTTGATTTGTGTGCAAATATATGGTTATTCTTCCGTCCTTTCACCATTATTTTTCAATAATTTTTGGTTCTTTTCACTTGATTGTACTTCAAGGATTATTTCCTGCAAACCATTAAAGGACAAAAAGTTCAAACTTTGAAAAGCAACCATTCTGGTGAAGTCATCTTCTGAGTTTATTGCAAGATTTTTGAGTCTTTGTGCCCCAGCCCGCTGATCTTTCTCTGGGGCGTTCATCAATAACTCACCGTAATATTGAATCAGGTACCAAAGCTCCTGATTTTCTGAATCATCGATTTTTTCCTCAAACCACCCTTTTTTATCCACCATACTGTTCTCAGCGTAGTAACTTGCCACTGCGACCACCATGTTAAGGTCTTTTTCGCCAGCAAACTGCTCGACAACCTCATTAGCATCGGACGGATGACTTCTTACATAGCCCATCAGCGCAGTGCCGCGCACCTGATAGGAAGGGTAAGACAGGTTTCTTTTGAAGAGCATTCTGTATTCCGCTGCTGCGTCCTCACCGAGCACCCACATTGCGGAACTCCGCACTTCATTGTCTGTATCGTGTTCTGCCAAATCTGCAACCACTGCCAAATAGGCTTCTTTCTCCTTAACAGAACTTGTTGATATATGGTTCAGTGCCCAATCCCGAATATAACCTACCGAATCTTTCAGCGCCTGATGATATACCTGGACATCAATATCGAGGGAATCAACCTGCAGCTGATCTATGTTTTCGAGGGCAGAAATTCTTGCGATGGCATTTTCTGCTTTTTCGTATTGGTACGTCCATTCCTTTTCAGATTTTTCATGCTTGACCACACCTACCAAATGCTGCTCAGGGTCTACCAATACCAAATCCGGCTTGGCTCCTACTGAAAACTTAAACACCTGCTGCTCATCCTCAAGCACAACCTGATGTATTGATTTCTGACCATTAGCCCAAACATCAACCTCCAAAGGCAAGCGGTAAAGCGGTGTTTTATCAAAATCCTGGGTCTGCGTCATGGTCACTACAAGCTCACCCGCCTCATATGTTTGATTCACTTTCAAAATCGGATGTCCTGCGGCATGAAACCACTGATTGAAAAACCAGCTCAAATCCTGCCCAGTAACCTCTTCAAATGCCAATCGCAACTGTGCAACCTCAGCATTTTTATAGGCGTGTTCGGTTAAATATAAATTCAGCCCCTGATAAAATGCCTTTTCACCAATTAAATCCTCCAGCATTTTCAATATCAGCCCTCCCTTAGAGTAAGAATGCGCATCAAACATATCTTCCCTGTTTTTATACTGATATCTAATCAGCTTCTCCTGTTTGGTCGCGGCTTCAGCGAGATAGGACTGCAACTCTGAGTAATTATGATAATCTCCTTCAGCTTTACCATACTTATGTGCCAACCATTCTGCTTCACTAAAATTGGCAAACGCCTCATTCAGCGGCAGGTTTGCCCAAGATTCGCAGGTCACCAAATCCCCGAACCAATGATGAAATAATTCATGGGCAATAATATAGTCCCAATTATAGTCCTTCAGTGCTATTGAATCTACATTCAGCTGATCCATAAATACCGAGGCCGTGGTATTTTCCATAGCACCAGACACAAAATCACGAACTACAATCTGGTCATATTTTGGCCACGGAAAAGGGTAATTCAGCTTTTTGGAGAAAAACTCGATCATCTCTGGGGTATTACCAAAGATCTTCTTCGCATAAGGTGCGTAATCCCGCTCCATCCAATAATTGACTGGAATATTTTTCCAATGGTCTTCAACTTTCACAAAATCACCCACAGCGACCATGAAAAGATATGGCGCATGGGGCTGATCCATTTTCCAATAATCCGTGCGCGTTCCATCAGAATTCTCCCGAGAATAAATCAACACCCCGTTGGACAATGTCTTATAACGCTTATCAACCGTTAAATACATCTCTTCGGTACTCTTCTGATTTGGACTATCGATGGTCGGGAACCAGCGACTGTTACTTTGGGTTTCACCTTGTGACCAAATTTGTTGCGGAACCCCTACACGGCTACTGTCAGCATTAATAAAATAAAGTCCTTTATCATCTTTTATTGCCTTACTGCCTTCCGATGGCTGATCATAAGGGTGAGCGATATAATTAATTCTAAGCTTCACCAACTCATCCTTACCATATGCACGAGGCAATGTTACCTTGAGCTGGCTACTGTCATAATCAAAATCAACGTCAGTCCAATCGTCGCCCACTTTCAACTTCACCCAATTCAGGGTAAAGCCAACAGCGTCAAGTGTTACCTCTTTTTGATCATAAAAATGTGCTTTCAAATCCAAGGCAGCCTCCCCTATCACGGCCTTCTTCGCCCAATCAAAAGACAAATCCAATCGGGTATGTAATAAATCGTGTACCTTTGTTCGCGCAGCCTGATAGCGTGGCTGCTTGCGCAGGGTATCTGTAAGAACAACGGGAGCCTCCTGAACAGCAAGAGCAGGTGGATCTGCCTGATGCGGCATGGCAGACTGATGAGGAGCGACTGACTTACAGCCAAATGAAAATACGCCGACCATCAGCAATAATCGAGGAACGGATTGAAGAAACTTTATTTGCATGTGGCAAATATTATTATTTTTATTAAAAGTAAATACAAAGTAAGTTCTGTTTCTCAAAAATCTTTTCAATCAGACATTTTATGCCTGCTGTATTTTAGGAATCGGCCTTGTACTCCCGTATATTTGTCTGATTTATTTGACAAGTGCCAGTCCTTATGAAATACAAAAGAATTCTTTTAAAGCTAAGCGGTGAAGCATTAGCAGGAGCAGACAAACACGGTATCTCTCCAGAACAACTGATCCAATATACACAAGATATTAAAGCCGCTTTGGATAAAGGGGTGGAAATTGCAATCGTTATTGGCGGTGGCAATATCTTCCGCGGAATCCAGGCTGAAAAATCAGGTGTGGACCGTGTTCAGGGTGACTACATGGGTATGTTGGCCACTTTAATCAATGCCATGGCGTTGCAGAGTGCCTTGGAAAACCAGGGAATCCAAACCCGATTGATGTCTGGTTTACAAATTAACCAAGTCTGCGAACCATTTATCCGTAGAAAAGCAGTTCGTCATCTTGAAAAAGGACGTGTTGTCATCTTTGGAGCAGGGATTGGTAATCCTTATTTCACAACGGACTCCACAGCCTCTTTGAGAGCTGTTGAAATCGAAGCTGATGTTGTATTGAAAGGAACGCGTGTAGACGGTGTTTACACTGCTGATCCTGAAAAAGACCCTGAAGCACAAAAATTCAACAATATTTCATTTGCTGAAGTTTATAAACGTGGATTGAACGTGATGGACATGACCGCCTTTACGCTATGTAAAGAAAATGGCCTGCCAATCATTGTTTTTGACATGAATAAAAAAGGCAATTTGGAAAGATTGGTGACTGGAGAAGATATCGGAACATTAATTTCAGACAAATAATAATACATACTCATGGAAGAGATCGAATTTTATTTGGAAGAAGCCAAAGAAGGTATGGAAAAAGCCATTAATGCCGTAGCGCATGAAATGACTAAAATCCGTGCAGGAAAAGCTTCTCCACAGATGCTTGATGGACTGACTGTAGAATATTACGGATCAGTAACTCCTCTTAATCAAGTTTCTTCTGTTACAACTCCAGATGCTCGTTCTTTAGCGATCAAGCCATTTGAAAGAAACTTAATCAATGACATCGAGCGTTCGATTATCAACTCTGATCTGGGATTGGCGCCAATGAACAATGGTGAAATGATCCTACTCACTATTCCTCCTTTAACTGAGGAACGCCGTAAGGATTTGGCTAAACAAGCAAAAAACGAGGCTGAAAATGGTAAAATCCGTGTTCGCCGCGTTCGTCAGGAAACTAACGATGCTTTGAAAAAGCTGAAAAATGATGGTGCATCTGAAGATATGATCAAAGATGCTGAGGACTCAGTTCAGAAGCTTACCACTGCATATTACGCCAAAATCGAAGAGGTTTATGCGAAGAAAGAAAAGGATATCATGACGATCTAATGATATGCTTTATTCTTGAAGCAAAAACAGCTGAGGCCAAACCTCAGCTGTTTTTTTTGTCCGAAAATTTTTTAGCGCAAAAAAAATCCATGTCTATAATAAACATGGATTCCTTTGGTATTATTTTAATAGATTCTTAAAGGTGAATCACCTCATCATAAGCCGCTGCGGTAGCTTCCATCACTGCTTCCGACATTGTTGGATGAGGGTGAACAGCCTTCAATATTTCATGCCCTGTTGCCTCAAGCTTACGTGCAGCAACAACCTCTGCAATCATCTCAGTAACGTTAGCGCCAATCATGTGGGCACCTAACCACTCCCCGTACTTCGCATCAAAGATTACTTTCACGAAACCTTCACTTGCTCCAGCCGCTTTTGCTTTTCCAGATGCCGAGAATGGGAATTTCCCTACTTTAATATCATAACCAGCATCCTTGGCTGCCTGCTCGGTATAACCTACCGATGAAACCTCAGGCGTACAATATGTACATCCAGGAATGTTTTTGTAATCCAATGGCTCTGGGCTGTCACCTGCAATTTTCTCTACACAGATAATACCTTCCGCAGAAGCTACGTGCGCCAAAGCTGGGCCATGAACGATATCACCAATAGCATAAACACCAGGGATATTTGTACGGTAGTAATCATCTACAATCACTTTACCACGGTCGTACATCACACCAACATCTTCCAAACCGATGTTCTCCAAATTGGTCGATACACCAACTGCAGAAAGGACTACATCAGCCTCAATAGTCTCTTCACCCTTAGCCGTTTTCACTGTAACTACACAGCCTTCTCCTGAAGTATCTACATTTGTTACTTCAGACTTGGTTTTGATCTTAATGCCTTTTTTCTTGTACTCACGCTCCAACTGCTTCGAGATATCTGTATCCTCTACAGGAACGATTCGGTCCATAAACTCTACAATTGTTACTTCTGTACCAATTGAGTTATAAAAATAAGCAAACTCAACACCAATAGCACCAGAACCTACCACAACCAATTTCTTTGGCTGAGTTTCCAATGACATCGCCTGGCGGTAACCGATAATCTTTTTACCATCAATCGGCAACGAAGGCAACTCACGCGCACGGCCACCCGTCGCAAGAATAATATGGTCAGCACTGTATTCAGTTACAACACCATCTGCAGCGGTAACCGCTACCTTCTTGCCTGCAACCAATTTACCCGTACCGTTGATTACATCAATTTTGTTCTTCTTCATCAAGAACTGCACCCCTTTGCTCATGCTTTCAGCAACACCACGAGAACGCTTCACCATTCCTGTAAAGTCTGCTGTGGCATCACTTACCGAGATTCCGTAATCTGCTGCATGTTGAATGTATTCGTAAACCTGAGCTGATTTCAAAAGCGCTTTCGTTGGAATACACCCCCAGTTCAGGCAAATACCTCCTAAGTTTTCCTTTTCAACGATTGCTACTTTCAAGCCAAGTTGAGAAGCGCGGATTGCAGCTA is a window from the Persicobacter psychrovividus genome containing:
- a CDS encoding M1 family metallopeptidase produces the protein MQIKFLQSVPRLLLMVGVFSFGCKSVAPHQSAMPHQADPPALAVQEAPVVLTDTLRKQPRYQAARTKVHDLLHTRLDLSFDWAKKAVIGEAALDLKAHFYDQKEVTLDAVGFTLNWVKLKVGDDWTDVDFDYDSSQLKVTLPRAYGKDELVKLRINYIAHPYDQPSEGSKAIKDDKGLYFINADSSRVGVPQQIWSQGETQSNSRWFPTIDSPNQKSTEEMYLTVDKRYKTLSNGVLIYSRENSDGTRTDYWKMDQPHAPYLFMVAVGDFVKVEDHWKNIPVNYWMERDYAPYAKKIFGNTPEMIEFFSKKLNYPFPWPKYDQIVVRDFVSGAMENTTASVFMDQLNVDSIALKDYNWDYIIAHELFHHWFGDLVTCESWANLPLNEAFANFSEAEWLAHKYGKAEGDYHNYSELQSYLAEAATKQEKLIRYQYKNREDMFDAHSYSKGGLILKMLEDLIGEKAFYQGLNLYLTEHAYKNAEVAQLRLAFEEVTGQDLSWFFNQWFHAAGHPILKVNQTYEAGELVVTMTQTQDFDKTPLYRLPLEVDVWANGQKSIHQVVLEDEQQVFKFSVGAKPDLVLVDPEQHLVGVVKHEKSEKEWTYQYEKAENAIARISALENIDQLQVDSLDIDVQVYHQALKDSVGYIRDWALNHISTSSVKEKEAYLAVVADLAEHDTDNEVRSSAMWVLGEDAAAEYRMLFKRNLSYPSYQVRGTALMGYVRSHPSDANEVVEQFAGEKDLNMVVAVASYYAENSMVDKKGWFEEKIDDSENQELWYLIQYYGELLMNAPEKDQRAGAQRLKNLAINSEDDFTRMVAFQSLNFLSFNGLQEIILEVQSSEKNQKLLKNNGERTEE
- the pyrH gene encoding UMP kinase, translated to MKYKRILLKLSGEALAGADKHGISPEQLIQYTQDIKAALDKGVEIAIVIGGGNIFRGIQAEKSGVDRVQGDYMGMLATLINAMALQSALENQGIQTRLMSGLQINQVCEPFIRRKAVRHLEKGRVVIFGAGIGNPYFTTDSTASLRAVEIEADVVLKGTRVDGVYTADPEKDPEAQKFNNISFAEVYKRGLNVMDMTAFTLCKENGLPIIVFDMNKKGNLERLVTGEDIGTLISDK
- the frr gene encoding ribosome recycling factor encodes the protein MEEIEFYLEEAKEGMEKAINAVAHEMTKIRAGKASPQMLDGLTVEYYGSVTPLNQVSSVTTPDARSLAIKPFERNLINDIERSIINSDLGLAPMNNGEMILLTIPPLTEERRKDLAKQAKNEAENGKIRVRRVRQETNDALKKLKNDGASEDMIKDAEDSVQKLTTAYYAKIEEVYAKKEKDIMTI
- the lpdA gene encoding dihydrolipoyl dehydrogenase, with protein sequence MSAKHDVIIVGSGPGGYVAAIRASQLGLKVAIVEKENLGGICLNWGCIPTKALLKSAQVYEYIQHAADYGISVSDATADFTGMVKRSRGVAESMSKGVQFLMKKNKIDVINGTGKLVAGKKVAVTAADGVVTEYSADHIILATGGRARELPSLPIDGKKIIGYRQAMSLETQPKKLVVVGSGAIGVEFAYFYNSIGTEVTIVEFMDRIVPVEDTDISKQLEREYKKKGIKIKTKSEVTNVDTSGEGCVVTVKTAKGEETIEADVVLSAVGVSTNLENIGLEDVGVMYDRGKVIVDDYYRTNIPGVYAIGDIVHGPALAHVASAEGIICVEKIAGDSPEPLDYKNIPGCTYCTPEVSSVGYTEQAAKDAGYDIKVGKFPFSASGKAKAAGASEGFVKVIFDAKYGEWLGAHMIGANVTEMIAEVVAARKLEATGHEILKAVHPHPTMSEAVMEATAAAYDEVIHL